The Castellaniella sp. genome includes a window with the following:
- a CDS encoding phenylacetate--CoA ligase family protein: MDAYYEARETQSAMAREQQLFSRLPDFLAQASQQASGLARRLAGVELAQLNSRQALAKIPVLRKSALLQAQHESHVLADSALHRDERDRVFGGFSSVGWGAARRVFASPGPIYEPEGADPDYWGFARALYAAGARPGMLVHNCFSYHFTPAGAMMETAAHALECTVFPGGVGQTEQQVRAMADLAPHMYVGTPSFLRIILEKADSMGLSLPSLRYALCSGEAFPPSLVAWLGQRGITGYQAYGSADLGLIAYETSAREGLIANEDLILEIVRPGTDQPVPDGEVGEVVVTRLNPAYPLLRFGTGDLSAVLPGISPCGRTNVRIRGWLGRADQTTKVRGMFVHPEQVARALAQHPEVSRARLVVSGAAGQDIMTLKVEAATAVDTEALATTVREQTKLRAIIELVSAGSLPNDGKVIEDVRCYD; the protein is encoded by the coding sequence ATGGACGCTTACTACGAAGCGCGCGAGACCCAGTCGGCGATGGCGCGCGAGCAGCAGCTGTTTTCTCGTCTGCCGGATTTTCTGGCTCAGGCGAGCCAGCAGGCATCGGGGCTGGCGCGGCGTCTGGCAGGCGTGGAGCTGGCTCAGTTGAACAGCCGTCAGGCGCTTGCGAAAATCCCTGTTTTACGCAAAAGCGCTTTGTTGCAGGCACAGCATGAAAGCCACGTGCTCGCAGATTCGGCGTTGCACCGTGACGAGCGTGATCGTGTTTTCGGCGGCTTTTCCTCTGTCGGTTGGGGGGCTGCACGCCGGGTTTTTGCATCCCCGGGGCCCATTTATGAACCCGAAGGCGCAGACCCTGATTATTGGGGCTTCGCCCGCGCCCTGTATGCGGCGGGCGCGCGCCCCGGCATGCTGGTGCACAACTGCTTTTCCTATCATTTCACGCCGGCGGGCGCCATGATGGAGACGGCTGCCCATGCGCTGGAGTGCACGGTGTTTCCGGGCGGGGTGGGGCAGACCGAACAACAGGTTCGCGCCATGGCTGATCTTGCCCCGCATATGTATGTGGGCACGCCCAGTTTTTTGCGCATCATCCTGGAAAAGGCGGATAGCATGGGGCTGAGTCTGCCTTCTTTGCGCTATGCCTTGTGTTCGGGCGAGGCATTTCCGCCCTCTTTGGTCGCCTGGCTTGGACAGCGCGGCATTACCGGCTATCAGGCTTACGGCAGCGCGGATCTGGGCTTGATTGCCTATGAAACCTCCGCCCGTGAAGGCTTGATCGCCAACGAAGACTTGATCCTGGAAATTGTGCGTCCGGGCACGGATCAGCCGGTGCCCGATGGCGAGGTCGGCGAAGTGGTGGTGACGCGCCTGAATCCCGCTTATCCCTTGTTGCGCTTTGGCACCGGGGACTTGTCGGCAGTCTTGCCGGGGATATCGCCTTGTGGGCGCACCAATGTGCGGATTCGGGGCTGGCTGGGACGCGCGGACCAGACCACCAAGGTGCGCGGCATGTTTGTCCACCCGGAACAAGTCGCTCGCGCGCTGGCTCAGCACCCCGAAGTCAGCCGTGCCCGGCTGGTAGTGTCGGGCGCAGCAGGCCAAGACATCATGACCTTGAAGGTCGAGGCCGCCACGGCGGTGGATACCGAAGCCCTGGCCACCACGGTGCGCGAACAGACCAAGCTGCGCGCCATCATCGAATTGGTATCGGCGGGCAGCCTGCCCAATGATGGCAAGGTCATCGAGGATGTGCGTTGTTACGACTAA
- a CDS encoding amino acid ABC transporter substrate-binding protein — MRGLKIMAGLAVTLGVAVPAAQADTLAVVKDRGALQCGVTTGFAGFSAPDSKGEWQGLDVDMCRAVAAAALGDASKVKIVPLNAQQRFTALQSGEIDLLARNTTVTQSRDTSLGAIHAGINFYDGQGFMVPKSLGVKSARDLNGATVCMQTGTSNEQNMADWARANNVKYTPVVIEQFNEVVNAFSAGRCDVFTTDASGLASIRISKLSNPNDYVILPEIISKEPLGPFVRQGDDAWLNLVKWSLEAMTGAEELGITSDNVDEQLKSTNPNVQRLLGVTGSAGKNLGLDEQWAYRIVKQVGNYGQSFERNVGMGSPLQIQRGLNALWTDGGRIYPLPIR, encoded by the coding sequence ATGCGTGGATTGAAAATAATGGCAGGCCTGGCAGTAACGCTGGGGGTTGCAGTGCCTGCGGCCCAGGCCGATACCCTGGCGGTAGTCAAGGACCGGGGTGCTTTGCAGTGCGGGGTGACCACGGGTTTTGCTGGATTCTCGGCACCTGACTCCAAGGGCGAATGGCAGGGCCTGGATGTGGACATGTGCCGCGCCGTGGCAGCCGCTGCGCTGGGGGATGCCTCCAAGGTCAAGATCGTCCCCCTGAATGCCCAGCAGCGCTTCACGGCCCTGCAGTCCGGCGAGATCGATCTGTTGGCGCGCAACACCACGGTGACGCAGTCGCGGGATACCTCGCTGGGGGCGATCCATGCCGGCATCAACTTCTACGATGGTCAGGGTTTCATGGTGCCTAAGTCCCTGGGGGTCAAATCCGCCCGCGACTTGAATGGCGCCACCGTCTGCATGCAGACCGGCACCTCCAACGAGCAGAACATGGCCGACTGGGCACGGGCGAACAACGTCAAGTACACCCCGGTCGTCATCGAGCAGTTCAACGAGGTGGTCAATGCCTTTTCGGCGGGCCGCTGCGATGTGTTCACCACCGATGCGTCCGGCCTGGCGTCCATCCGGATCTCCAAGCTCTCCAATCCCAATGATTATGTGATTCTGCCCGAGATCATCTCCAAAGAACCGCTGGGGCCGTTTGTGCGCCAGGGCGATGACGCCTGGTTGAATCTCGTCAAGTGGTCCCTCGAGGCCATGACGGGGGCCGAGGAACTGGGCATCACGTCCGACAACGTGGACGAACAGCTGAAAAGCACGAATCCCAATGTGCAGCGTCTGCTGGGCGTGACGGGCAGTGCGGGCAAGAACCTGGGTCTGGACGAGCAATGGGCCTACCGTATTGTTAAGCAGGTGGGCAATTATGGTCAGTCCTTCGAGCGCAATGTGGGGATGGGCAGCCCCTTGCAGATTCAACGTGGCCTGAATGCGTTGTGGACGGATGGCGGGCGCATCTATCCGCTGCCGATTCGCTGA
- the dprA gene encoding DNA-processing protein DprA encodes MSPTIDETEQRAWIRLSLEPELGAARIRLLLSVFGLPQNICQATTSQLAKYLDGTLAARLRQAPDAATQEAIDHTLHWLDQPRHHLLTLADPAYPQALFQLNDPPPVLFAHGQLDTLNRPMLGIVGARSATPEGSRNARDFAQYLAAQGWCVVSGLASGIDGAAHAGALDAGPAGGGTIAILGTGIDRVYPSVHRALAHRLVEHGLMLSEFPLGTQGLPYHFPQRNRIVAALSQGILVVEAAARSGSLITARLAGELGREVFAIPGSIHSPLSRGCHALIRQGAKLVESAQDIVEELQQSQLPMAHPIAAMRPRPTHLRPDASPTTVTDSCPTDPVAAQLLQALGYEPTDADTLQARTGWPVQQLMTQLTLLELNGQLERQADGRYQRLP; translated from the coding sequence ATGTCACCCACTATCGACGAGACAGAACAACGGGCCTGGATACGCCTGAGCCTGGAACCCGAACTCGGAGCAGCCCGCATCCGGCTGCTATTGTCCGTATTCGGCCTGCCACAAAACATCTGTCAGGCCACCACCAGCCAGTTGGCCAAGTACCTGGATGGCACGCTGGCCGCCCGCCTGCGCCAGGCCCCGGATGCCGCCACACAAGAGGCGATCGATCACACCCTGCACTGGCTGGACCAACCCCGGCATCACCTGCTGACCTTGGCCGACCCAGCCTACCCCCAGGCCTTGTTCCAACTGAACGACCCGCCGCCCGTGCTGTTTGCCCACGGTCAGCTAGATACCCTGAACCGTCCCATGCTGGGCATCGTGGGAGCCCGTAGCGCCACCCCCGAAGGCAGTCGTAATGCCCGCGATTTTGCTCAATATCTGGCTGCCCAAGGCTGGTGCGTGGTCAGCGGCCTGGCCAGCGGTATCGATGGCGCCGCCCATGCCGGTGCACTGGATGCCGGGCCTGCGGGCGGAGGCACCATCGCCATCCTGGGCACCGGCATCGACCGCGTCTATCCATCCGTGCATCGCGCCCTGGCCCATCGTCTGGTCGAGCACGGCCTGATGCTGTCGGAATTCCCCCTGGGCACGCAGGGCCTGCCCTATCATTTCCCCCAACGCAACCGTATCGTGGCGGCCCTGAGCCAAGGCATTCTGGTGGTCGAGGCCGCCGCCCGCAGCGGCTCTCTGATCACCGCCCGGCTGGCGGGCGAACTGGGACGCGAGGTCTTCGCCATCCCCGGCTCTATTCATTCGCCGCTCTCACGCGGCTGCCACGCCTTGATTCGCCAGGGGGCCAAGCTCGTCGAATCCGCCCAGGACATCGTCGAAGAACTGCAGCAAAGCCAATTGCCGATGGCCCACCCCATCGCCGCCATGCGGCCCAGGCCCACTCACTTACGGCCTGACGCCTCGCCCACCACCGTCACGGACAGCTGCCCGACAGACCCTGTCGCCGCCCAGCTGCTGCAGGCACTGGGATACGAACCCACCGATGCGGATACGCTGCAGGCACGCACCGGCTGGCCGGTACAACAGTTGATGACGCAACTGACCCTGCTGGAGCTGAACGGCCAACTGGAGCGCCAGGCCGATGGCCGCTACCAGCGCTTGCCTTGA
- the def gene encoding peptide deformylase, whose product MALLPILKYPDPRLHKVAAPVQQVDDRIRQLVRDMAETMYAAPGVGLAATQVDVHERIVVIDVSENGNDLHVLINPEITWKSDEQQVYEEGCLSVPGVYDEVQRSARIHVRALNEQGESYEFDAEGLLAVCVQHELDHLLGKVFVEYLSVLKQNRIRTRLRKQQREAEREAAED is encoded by the coding sequence ATGGCTTTGCTTCCCATCCTCAAATACCCGGACCCCCGGCTGCACAAGGTCGCTGCGCCGGTGCAACAGGTGGATGATCGTATCCGGCAACTGGTGCGCGACATGGCCGAGACCATGTATGCCGCCCCTGGCGTTGGCCTGGCAGCCACTCAGGTCGATGTGCACGAGCGGATCGTCGTCATTGACGTCTCCGAGAACGGCAACGATCTGCACGTGCTGATCAATCCGGAAATCACCTGGAAAAGCGACGAGCAACAGGTTTACGAAGAAGGTTGCCTGTCGGTCCCCGGGGTGTACGACGAGGTCCAGCGATCGGCTCGCATCCATGTGCGCGCCCTGAACGAGCAGGGTGAATCTTACGAATTCGACGCCGAGGGCCTGCTGGCGGTGTGTGTGCAGCACGAGCTTGATCACTTGCTGGGCAAGGTCTTTGTCGAATATCTCTCCGTCCTGAAACAAAACCGGATTCGCACGCGGCTGCGCAAGCAACAGCGCGAGGCCGAACGCGAAGCAGCAGAGGACTGA
- the fmt gene encoding methionyl-tRNA formyltransferase translates to MRIVFAGTPEFARQALQAILQAGHQVVGVLTQPDRPSGRGMKLQSSPVKQLALDAGIPVLQPRSLRLDGRYPDEARTAHDALQAMAPDVMVVAAYGLILPQWVLDLPVHGCLNIHASLLPRWRGAAPIQRAIESGDVVTGITIMQMDAGLDTGAMLLRVEIPIGPEDTAASLHDGLAQAGAQAVLQVLGQLDAQATLQAVPQPLDGITYAEKLQKSESSLDFSQPAAVLARRIRAFDPFPGTTMILPGLDQPVKVWSAQAWSWDDWSGQVGSATAMDRAAAPGTILRMGPAEIDIATADGVLRLTSLQRAGSRRQPVDVFLQAYSKKT, encoded by the coding sequence ATGCGGATTGTTTTTGCCGGTACGCCGGAATTCGCACGTCAGGCCCTGCAGGCAATTCTGCAGGCGGGCCATCAGGTGGTGGGGGTGTTGACCCAGCCGGATCGTCCTTCGGGACGCGGCATGAAGCTGCAGTCCAGCCCGGTCAAGCAGCTGGCGCTGGACGCAGGCATCCCGGTGCTGCAGCCACGCAGCCTGCGCCTGGATGGCCGATATCCCGATGAGGCCCGGACTGCGCACGATGCCTTGCAGGCCATGGCGCCGGATGTCATGGTGGTGGCAGCCTATGGGCTGATTCTGCCCCAATGGGTGCTGGACCTGCCTGTGCATGGCTGTTTGAATATTCATGCCAGCCTGTTGCCGCGCTGGCGAGGGGCAGCCCCTATCCAGCGGGCGATCGAATCCGGCGATGTAGTCACTGGCATCACCATCATGCAGATGGACGCGGGCCTGGACACCGGCGCCATGTTGTTGCGGGTGGAAATCCCGATTGGCCCGGAGGATACGGCGGCCAGTCTGCACGATGGTTTGGCGCAGGCGGGGGCGCAGGCGGTGCTGCAAGTGTTGGGGCAGTTGGATGCACAAGCCACCCTGCAGGCAGTCCCTCAGCCCTTGGATGGCATCACCTACGCTGAGAAATTACAGAAATCCGAATCGTCGCTGGATTTTTCCCAGCCTGCGGCAGTGCTGGCGCGTCGTATCCGGGCTTTTGATCCGTTTCCCGGCACGACGATGATCCTGCCGGGGCTGGATCAGCCGGTCAAGGTCTGGTCGGCCCAGGCTTGGTCCTGGGATGATTGGTCCGGGCAGGTGGGTTCTGCCACCGCCATGGATCGGGCAGCCGCGCCCGGCACGATTTTGCGGATGGGACCTGCGGAGATTGATATTGCAACGGCAGACGGTGTCTTGCGGCTGACGTCACTGCAGCGTGCTGGCAGCCGCCGCCAGCCTGTGGATGTGTTTCTGCAGGCATATTCTAAGAAAACCTGA